Genomic DNA from Halanaerobiales bacterium:
AAAATAGGGCCAAGTCCTTCAAGTTTACTTAAACCAATCCAGTATTTTTTATTATTCATAATTTCCCTCCTTATTACTTATTATATAATAATTAGATAATAAGTAATATTTTTCCTGCATAATTGCTTATTTATTTTTAAGGAGGGAAATAAATCTTATTCACTTAAAATATATTCTCCTCTGAGATTTACAGAAATTTTTATTTTACTTGGATCAATATTGGTTGAATTAATAGAACTTTCATTTATGCTAGTTTTCATATTATTAAAATATAAAGTGCTTCCCTGTAAATTATCATTAACAGTTAGATTTATTAATTCATATTCATTTTTGTTAAGATTATCTTTAATATATTTCACTTTATTCTCTAAGCTAAATAAAGCTTTTTCTATTACTTTTTCTCTTGCTTTAACCTCATTTTCTAATGAATATTGTAGATTGTATATTGTATTTGCCCCAACTTTTAAACTATCATCGATTATTTTTGAAATAAGTTCTAAATTATAGCTTTTTATTTCTAACATATTTCTAATTTTATAATATTGTATTTTCTGTTGTTCTTCTTCTTTTTCATAAACTGGGTAAATATTAAAAGATATATTTGCTATTTCCAATTGATCGTATTTAGTTAAAATATTTTTGATCTCATTTATTTTTTTATTATTTTCATTTTTAGCAATTTCTAATTTTTCCGACCTTGTTTCTACTCCCAAAATTATTT
This window encodes:
- a CDS encoding SIMPL domain-containing protein; protein product: MNNKLLYSMLIILVIMFGFLFITNQNTLNSQDETLKSTINLSAQEEMEFSPDKVKIILGVETRSEKLEIAKNENNKKINEIKNILTKYDQLEIANISFNIYPVYEKEEEQQKIQYYKIRNMLEIKSYNLELISKIIDDSLKVGANTIYNLQYSLENEVKAREKVIEKALFSLENKVKYIKDNLNKNEYELINLTVNDNLQGSTLYFNNMKTSINESSINSTNIDPSKIKISVNLRGEYILSE